In the Acidobacteriota bacterium genome, GTGCTTTTTGTGGTTTCCTCATACTCGCCGAATTCCCCACACGCTTTGATTATTTTGCCTTGATCGCTTCAGTCAAAATTCGCCCGATTGAATCGCTGGGCGTTTCCAGGGTCAGCAGCGAAGCCAGGGTTGGCGCGATGTCCGCCGGGCTGCTGACCGCCGGAAATTTCCCGGCTTCAATGCCCGCGCCGTAAAAAATCACGGGCACATGCGTGTCGTATTTGTACGGCGAACCGTGCGTGGTGGTGATGCCTTCGCCGATGAAATAGAACGGTTCGGTGATGATCACCAGATTGCCATTGCGTTTCGGATGAAAGCCGTTGGCCACGCTCCGCGCAATGATTGTGTTCGGCAATTCGCCGGACAGAATTTGCGAACGCGTAAACACGGCGTTGATGCCGGGAATTTTCAGCACGGCCTTGCTGGCCACGGATTCGACTTCGGCGGCGTCCAGCTTGCGGCGTTCGATGGTGCTTTCGTCCAGGTAAACATTCCCGTTGACGGTTTGATATGTTCCGTTGGCGGTTTGTACGATCCATTTGTCTTCGCCGAAGCGTTGGTTGAGCGCGTTGGTAATCGCTTCGTTGATTTGCCGGGTTTCGACTTTGCCGCCGTATCCGAGTGGTTGCACCTGTTCCGGAACCGGAGCCACGCCGTGATCGGCGGTCAGCACAATGACGATTTGATCCAGGCCGATTTTCTTATCCAGGTAGCCAAACAGGTCCGCGAGCGTTCGATCCGTACGCAAGGTCATATCCTGCACTTCCTGGCTGTACGGTCCCATGACGTGTCCCAACAGGTCATTGGCCGAAAAACTGATCGTCAGCAAATCCGTGACATCGTCCGCGCCAAGCTTTTCGTTTTCAATAGCGGCTTTGGCGAAATTGGCCAGATAGTCGTTTGCAAACGGCGTCGCCTCAAATTGATTGAGAAACCTGCTGCCGGGTTTTGTCTCGCCGCCGTTGATCGTGTAGGGAAACTTCGTTCCGAACGGCGATTTTTCATAAGGCGCATCGTCCGGCGCTGATCGCGCATACGCCGCTTCGGGCAACAACCGATCCCAGGTTTTGCCGAAATAGGCGAAGCTGTGATGATCGCGATTGAATGCCTTTACCCAATCCGGCAGATCAGCAAAGTAATATGTGCTCGACACAAAATTGCCCGTCGAAAGATCGAACCAGTACGCGGCGTCCGGCCGTTTGCCGGATGGCAAAATCGCCGAACGATCTTTGAGGGAAATGCCGATCACTTTGGCCTTTCCGGCGCTGGCCAGTTTCAGTTCGTCGCCGATGGTCGAACCCAGCAACCGATGCGGCGACATGCCGCTGGCGCCTTCTCTGCCGCCTAAGAGTTTGGTTTTGTCATCATTGACGCTGGTGATGCGGCGACCCGTCGTGCGGTCGTACCATTCGTTGCCGATGATTCCCGTCATCGAAGGCGGGGCTCCGGTCATAAACATCGCATGACCGCAAGCCGTGTACGTCGGCACGTGAGTGTAATTGGCGTTGGTGAAAACGGCTCCGCCGTCGAGCAATCGTTTGAATCCACCTTCGCCGAATTGATCGCTGAACCGGTTCAGATAATCGGCGCGAAACTGGTCAATGACGATGCCGACAATCAGGCGAGGTTTTTTCGGTGCGTTTGCCGGACGGCGACGCTGTTGC is a window encoding:
- a CDS encoding alkaline phosphatase family protein, which produces MHINRRQLAVLLGFLLILSNLLLPVTAQQRRRPANAPKKPRLIVGIVIDQFRADYLNRFSDQFGEGGFKRLLDGGAVFTNANYTHVPTYTACGHAMFMTGAPPSMTGIIGNEWYDRTTGRRITSVNDDKTKLLGGREGASGMSPHRLLGSTIGDELKLASAGKAKVIGISLKDRSAILPSGKRPDAAYWFDLSTGNFVSSTYYFADLPDWVKAFNRDHHSFAYFGKTWDRLLPEAAYARSAPDDAPYEKSPFGTKFPYTINGGETKPGSRFLNQFEATPFANDYLANFAKAAIENEKLGADDVTDLLTISFSANDLLGHVMGPYSQEVQDMTLRTDRTLADLFGYLDKKIGLDQIVIVLTADHGVAPVPEQVQPLGYGGKVETRQINEAITNALNQRFGEDKWIVQTANGTYQTVNGNVYLDESTIERRKLDAAEVESVASKAVLKIPGINAVFTRSQILSGELPNTIIARSVANGFHPKRNGNLVIITEPFYFIGEGITTTHGSPYKYDTHVPVIFYGAGIEAGKFPAVSSPADIAPTLASLLTLETPSDSIGRILTEAIKAK